One Tolypothrix bouteillei VB521301 DNA window includes the following coding sequences:
- a CDS encoding alkene reductase: MNLFSRYKLGNLELPNRIVMAPLTRQRALKNNVPHQLNATYYAQRATAGLIIAEATHVAPQGLGYIYAPGIFSQEQVEGWKLVTDAVHQHGGRIFLQIWHVGRISHPDLQPNGASPVAPSAIAARGEILTYEGMKPLVIPRELETSEIPEIVEQFRQGAENALAAGFDGVEIHGANGYLLDQFLRDGTNHRTDRYGGSVENRARLLLEVTEAVISVWGSKRVGVRLSPSGTFNDMRDSNPLETFGYAAQALNNFDLAYLHIFEAIESDIKHGAVVVPTSHIRERFHGTLMVNGAYTLDKAKTVVDKGEADLVSFGTLFISNPDLPKRFALNAPLNQANPTTFYTGGAKGYTDYPTLDLQSFSPAGVK, translated from the coding sequence ATGAACTTATTCTCACGTTACAAACTAGGAAATTTAGAATTGCCCAATCGCATTGTTATGGCTCCCTTAACCAGACAACGCGCTCTTAAAAATAACGTACCGCACCAACTGAACGCTACATATTACGCCCAACGAGCAACAGCCGGTTTGATTATTGCCGAAGCCACTCATGTTGCACCACAAGGTTTGGGCTATATTTATGCACCTGGAATTTTTTCACAAGAACAAGTTGAAGGTTGGAAGTTGGTGACGGATGCGGTACATCAGCACGGAGGCAGAATTTTTCTCCAAATATGGCATGTAGGGAGAATCTCGCACCCAGATTTACAACCCAATGGAGCCTCACCTGTAGCACCTTCTGCCATCGCAGCTAGAGGCGAAATACTCACTTATGAGGGTATGAAACCTCTTGTGATTCCTCGGGAATTGGAAACATCAGAAATTCCAGAAATTGTAGAACAATTCCGCCAGGGAGCAGAAAATGCCCTAGCAGCTGGGTTTGATGGTGTAGAAATTCACGGGGCTAATGGTTATTTGCTCGATCAGTTTCTGCGGGATGGAACGAATCACCGTACAGACAGATATGGTGGTTCTGTGGAAAATCGTGCTCGGTTGTTGTTAGAAGTAACGGAAGCAGTTATAAGTGTGTGGGGTTCAAAACGGGTAGGAGTACGCCTTTCGCCCAGTGGCACTTTTAATGATATGCGTGACTCCAATCCTCTTGAGACATTTGGTTATGCTGCCCAAGCTCTTAACAATTTTGATTTAGCATATCTACATATCTTTGAAGCAATAGAATCTGATATCAAACATGGGGCCGTAGTAGTACCTACGAGTCATATTCGAGAACGCTTTCACGGTACCCTCATGGTCAATGGTGCTTATACTCTTGACAAAGCCAAAACGGTTGTAGACAAGGGAGAAGCGGATCTTGTATCCTTTGGGACGCTGTTTATATCAAATCCAGATTTACCCAAACGCTTTGCTCTCAATGCACCATTGAATCAAGCAAATCCAACAACGTTTTATACGGGTGGGGCAAAAGGTTACACAGATTATCCAACACTGGATCTCCAATCTTTCTCTCCGGCAGGAGTAAAATAA
- a CDS encoding nitroreductase family protein, with amino-acid sequence MVQELDLKTKPLDVPSAIYQRRSIKTFKPDPISPELLKQLVELTVAAPSSFNIQAWRIIIVQDESQKAALAAASWNQKQVIEAPVTFVFAADASAGEQDLTPIYNKALETGAWNEKTVEYFKSSIPQFQAGLGDKRREYAIKDAIIASTHLVLAAESLGLSTCFMNGWIEEKVKEVIGVADNRDFAIAVLVPVGYAAEPRRDPGRLPFAYNVFVDRVGNPYNG; translated from the coding sequence ATGGTTCAAGAACTCGACCTGAAAACCAAACCTCTGGATGTACCAAGCGCTATTTATCAGCGTCGTTCTATTAAAACTTTCAAACCAGACCCCATATCACCAGAACTGCTCAAGCAACTTGTAGAACTGACTGTAGCAGCACCGAGTAGCTTTAATATTCAAGCTTGGCGCATAATTATCGTACAAGATGAATCACAAAAAGCGGCTCTTGCTGCTGCATCTTGGAATCAAAAGCAAGTCATTGAAGCACCCGTGACTTTTGTCTTTGCAGCTGATGCGAGTGCAGGAGAACAAGATTTAACACCGATTTATAATAAAGCACTTGAAACAGGTGCTTGGAATGAAAAGACAGTGGAGTACTTTAAAAGCTCTATCCCTCAGTTTCAAGCAGGTTTGGGAGACAAGCGGCGAGAGTACGCTATTAAGGATGCCATAATTGCTTCTACCCATTTGGTGCTTGCTGCAGAAAGTTTGGGCTTGTCTACCTGCTTTATGAATGGTTGGATTGAAGAGAAAGTGAAAGAAGTCATTGGTGTCGCAGACAATCGAGATTTTGCGATCGCAGTGCTTGTACCTGTTGGATATGCAGCAGAACCCCGTCGCGATCCCGGACGCTTGCCATTCGCCTACAATGTTTTTGTCGATAGAGTGGGCAACCCATACAATGGTTAG
- a CDS encoding class I SAM-dependent methyltransferase produces MKIDFGATASDYAKYRAGFPSSLFNKLSEYGIGLPGQNVVDIGTGTGTLARNFAMRGCHVIGIDPSTSLLEQAKQLDLANNVKVNYRQASAENTGLEDSSADVVTAGQCWHWFDRPRAIQEVIRILKANGYIAIAHFDWVPLKGNVVEATEHLIQAYNSDWNMGGGNGLYPLWLRDLGEGGFRDIRTFSYDVFVPYSHEDWRGRIRASAGVGASLEKDKVEEFDRELAGLLQSQFPTYMLQVQHRVFAAIAKSPKFKDVLNHD; encoded by the coding sequence ATGAAAATTGATTTCGGTGCAACTGCTAGTGATTACGCAAAATATCGTGCGGGTTTTCCCAGTTCGTTGTTTAACAAACTTTCTGAATACGGCATTGGTTTGCCAGGACAAAATGTTGTAGACATTGGAACAGGAACGGGGACGCTCGCACGTAACTTTGCTATGAGAGGATGTCATGTCATTGGTATCGATCCATCAACATCTCTCCTCGAACAAGCAAAGCAATTAGATCTCGCTAACAACGTTAAGGTAAATTACCGCCAAGCATCTGCTGAGAACACTGGGTTAGAAGATTCTAGCGCTGATGTTGTAACAGCAGGACAATGCTGGCATTGGTTCGATCGCCCCCGTGCTATTCAGGAAGTGATTCGCATACTGAAAGCAAACGGGTATATTGCGATCGCTCATTTTGATTGGGTACCGTTAAAAGGCAATGTAGTGGAGGCGACTGAACACCTAATACAAGCTTATAATTCCGATTGGAACATGGGGGGTGGAAATGGTTTATATCCACTGTGGTTGCGAGACTTAGGAGAAGGTGGATTCCGAGACATACGAACATTTTCATATGACGTATTTGTGCCATATTCGCATGAGGATTGGCGGGGAAGAATTCGGGCGAGTGCTGGTGTGGGAGCGAGTTTAGAAAAAGACAAAGTTGAAGAATTCGATCGCGAACTGGCAGGATTGCTCCAAAGCCAGTTTCCTACATATATGCTTCAAGTTCAACATAGAGTTTTTGCAGCAATTGCAAAGTCACCAAAATTTAAGGATGTCTTAAATCATGATTGA
- a CDS encoding glutathione binding-like protein: MIELYYWTTPNGHKITMFLEETGLPYTIVPVNIGAGDQFKPDFLNISPNNRIPAIIDKEPATGDGPISVFESGAILLYLADKIGKLIPADLRGRVEVLQWLFWQMGGLGPMAGQNHHFSQYAPEKIEYAIKRYVNETGRLYAVLNKQLTDKEFIADEYSIADIACYPWIVPYERQNQNLDDFPNLKRWFEAIKERPATIRAYEKAETFKDRALDVEKSRDLLFNQSAKTV, from the coding sequence ATGATTGAGCTTTACTACTGGACAACCCCCAACGGGCATAAAATTACGATGTTTCTTGAGGAAACTGGTTTACCCTATACCATCGTTCCTGTCAATATAGGAGCCGGGGATCAATTCAAACCAGACTTTCTCAACATCTCTCCTAACAATCGCATCCCCGCAATTATCGATAAGGAACCAGCAACTGGAGATGGTCCCATTTCGGTTTTTGAGTCTGGTGCGATTTTGCTGTATCTAGCAGACAAAATTGGAAAGTTGATCCCAGCCGATCTGCGCGGTAGAGTTGAGGTCCTTCAGTGGTTGTTTTGGCAGATGGGAGGTCTAGGTCCTATGGCGGGACAAAACCACCACTTCAGTCAGTATGCTCCAGAGAAGATTGAGTACGCAATTAAGCGCTACGTCAACGAAACAGGACGCTTGTATGCTGTACTGAACAAGCAATTGACAGATAAAGAATTTATTGCGGATGAATATTCTATTGCAGATATTGCCTGCTATCCCTGGATTGTCCCTTACGAACGTCAAAACCAAAATCTTGATGATTTTCCCAACCTCAAGCGCTGGTTTGAAGCTATTAAAGAACGTCCTGCAACAATTCGTGCTTATGAAAAAGCAGAAACATTCAAAGATCGGGCACTTGATGTTGAAAAGTCAAGAGATTTATTGTTTAACCAATCGGCAAAGACGGTTTAG
- a CDS encoding cation diffusion facilitator family transporter — protein MPISHQHHGHSHEPPSYNRVFAIATALNLGFVCLEALFGFFNNSLALIADAGHNLSDVLGLLLAWGASWLSQRRFRHRYTYGLRRSSILAALANACFLLLAMGAIALEAFKRFYSPVPIEGHVVIGVAMVGIAINTGTALMFVSGRKRDLNIKAAFLHMASDALVSLGVVLGGLAIMTTGWLWFDPVITLIIVIVIAVGTWHLFRDSIDLALDAVPKGIDLLAVQTYFTELPGVVEVHDLHIWAISTTEVALTAHLVMPTGSPGDAFLTRIRIELHDNFGIEHTTIQIEKGGFLLSCNQESCCG, from the coding sequence ATGCCTATTTCTCATCAACACCACGGTCACAGTCACGAACCACCTAGTTACAATCGTGTTTTTGCGATCGCGACTGCACTCAATCTAGGATTTGTCTGCCTTGAAGCCCTGTTTGGCTTCTTCAATAATTCCTTGGCTTTGATTGCAGATGCAGGGCACAATCTCAGCGATGTTTTGGGGCTACTTTTAGCTTGGGGAGCTTCCTGGTTATCCCAGCGTCGTTTTCGTCATCGTTATACTTATGGTTTGCGCCGTTCTTCCATACTCGCAGCACTGGCTAATGCTTGCTTTTTACTGCTAGCAATGGGTGCTATTGCTCTCGAAGCCTTTAAGCGGTTCTACAGCCCGGTACCAATTGAGGGTCATGTAGTGATTGGCGTAGCTATGGTGGGAATTGCTATTAACACGGGTACAGCATTGATGTTCGTGTCTGGTAGAAAAAGAGATTTGAATATCAAAGCAGCATTTTTGCATATGGCTTCGGATGCTTTAGTCTCTCTTGGTGTGGTACTGGGTGGTCTTGCCATTATGACAACAGGTTGGTTGTGGTTTGACCCAGTTATCACACTGATTATTGTGATTGTCATTGCTGTTGGCACTTGGCACTTATTTCGCGATTCTATCGATTTAGCTCTTGATGCGGTCCCAAAAGGAATTGACTTGCTGGCAGTTCAGACTTATTTCACAGAACTCCCTGGTGTTGTAGAAGTTCACGATTTACATATTTGGGCAATCAGTACTACAGAAGTCGCATTGACTGCTCATCTTGTCATGCCAACAGGAAGTCCAGGCGATGCTTTTCTAACCCGAATCAGAATCGAACTCCATGACAATTTCGGTATCGAACACACAACTATTCAAATCGAAAAAGGTGGTTTTCTACTTTCATGCAATCAAGAGTCCTGTTGTGGTTAA
- a CDS encoding response regulator, which translates to MQPALPSFANLAKGLAVLSQQRATGELIFSSGNEKWHLYLFLGRLLYATRENHRVRRWYRIVTQDCPSWKFEDNNITLQKDELWEYQLLKLGLEQNQLTLTQAKSIVGKTIDEVLFDLVTRSQLHTHWVPKKLHPIALIDVKPCLYTAVELRNRWRNMDLGQLNPDSAPIVKQPNFENFRVPKNYFGIIQLVNGENTIWDLASQLQQSVLTVAHDVQQLVNQGILELSFIHDRSVPVKLVNSNYQNKKFSRSFNSVDDVQPASTSSSQPIISTKASSHFPKLERQLQVENYHTYSNSPIQASSPLPIVSVPVTAIPQQDVQGNFAIATEIITLPASQPTTDSHKSSDTPQRESIPPLVSTLKPEQESPLIAYIDDSRSDSLKMAYILTKSGYRCINIQESVSALTTLLENKPSLIFLDLVMPIANGYEICSQIRRVSALNHIPVIILTSNDGIVDRVRAKMVGSSGFLAKPIVTEKVLKILQKYLPNSVTTTRMKDKG; encoded by the coding sequence ATGCAACCAGCACTTCCAAGCTTTGCCAATCTTGCCAAAGGATTGGCTGTTCTAAGCCAGCAACGAGCCACAGGAGAACTCATCTTCTCTTCAGGGAATGAGAAATGGCATTTATATTTATTTCTCGGGCGTTTGCTATACGCCACTAGAGAAAACCATCGCGTTCGTCGTTGGTATAGAATCGTTACGCAAGATTGCCCTAGTTGGAAATTTGAAGACAATAACATAACTTTACAAAAAGATGAACTTTGGGAATATCAACTGCTGAAGTTAGGTCTTGAACAAAATCAGTTGACCTTAACCCAAGCAAAAAGCATTGTTGGCAAAACGATTGATGAGGTTTTATTTGACCTTGTCACTCGTTCCCAATTACACACTCATTGGGTACCTAAAAAATTACATCCAATTGCTTTAATAGATGTCAAACCATGCTTGTATACAGCTGTTGAACTAAGAAATAGGTGGCGCAACATGGATTTAGGGCAATTGAACCCCGATTCTGCACCAATTGTGAAACAGCCAAACTTTGAAAATTTTAGAGTTCCTAAAAATTACTTTGGAATCATTCAGCTTGTTAATGGAGAAAACACAATTTGGGATCTTGCTTCACAACTCCAACAATCTGTCTTAACAGTTGCTCATGACGTACAGCAATTAGTCAATCAAGGCATTCTTGAACTATCATTTATTCACGATCGCTCCGTTCCGGTAAAGCTTGTAAATTCTAATTATCAAAATAAAAAATTTTCCCGCTCGTTCAATTCTGTTGATGATGTCCAGCCAGCTTCAACTTCGTCATCTCAACCCATCATTTCCACAAAGGCTTCCAGTCACTTCCCCAAACTAGAGAGACAATTACAAGTAGAAAACTATCATACATATAGTAATTCTCCAATACAAGCATCTAGCCCATTACCAATTGTCTCAGTACCTGTGACTGCTATTCCCCAACAAGATGTGCAGGGGAATTTCGCGATCGCAACAGAAATAATTACACTTCCAGCCTCTCAACCTACAACTGACTCCCATAAAAGTTCTGACACTCCTCAACGAGAATCGATTCCTCCGCTTGTAAGTACGCTGAAACCCGAACAAGAAAGCCCCTTAATAGCTTACATTGATGATAGTCGAAGCGACAGCTTAAAAATGGCATATATCCTGACGAAATCTGGTTATCGGTGTATTAACATACAGGAATCAGTGAGTGCATTAACGACCTTATTAGAGAATAAGCCCAGCCTGATTTTTTTAGATTTAGTCATGCCAATTGCAAACGGTTATGAAATTTGCTCTCAAATTCGTCGTGTCTCAGCTTTAAATCACATACCCGTCATCATTCTTACTAGCAATGATGGAATTGTAGACCGCGTTAGAGCAAAAATGGTTGGTTCATCAGGCTTTTTAGCAAAACCAATTGTGACAGAGAAAGTGCTAAAAATTTTACAGAAGTATCTACCAAACTCAGTAACTACAACAAGGATGAAGGATAAAGGGTGA
- a CDS encoding response regulator transcription factor, whose product MTTVLLVEDSLTETQVITSYLKQAEIKVICARSGEEAQIKLQSETPDLVILDVILPGQSGFELCRELKTNSNTQHIPVVMCSTKGTEADKLWGSMLGANAYISKPVNQQQLIQTIRNLTNKFIIRNY is encoded by the coding sequence ATGACGACAGTCCTTTTAGTTGAAGATAGCTTGACTGAAACACAGGTCATAACCTCTTATCTCAAACAAGCTGAGATAAAGGTCATCTGTGCCAGAAGTGGTGAAGAGGCACAAATTAAACTGCAATCAGAAACTCCAGATTTAGTCATTTTGGATGTTATTTTACCAGGTCAAAGTGGGTTTGAACTTTGTCGAGAACTGAAAACCAATTCCAATACTCAGCATATTCCTGTAGTTATGTGTTCAACTAAAGGCACAGAAGCAGACAAATTATGGGGCTCAATGTTAGGAGCCAATGCTTATATATCCAAACCAGTAAACCAACAGCAACTTATTCAAACAATTAGAAACTTGACTAATAAATTTATAATTCGTAATTATTAA
- a CDS encoding chemotaxis protein CheW, producing the protein MQINSSLTAIDLDPLGLEALLPERNLSKLLRFSLTSQNTALLPLEQVAEVIKVNSVDILPIPEMPNCILGICNWRGEMLWLIDLNHLISYAAPRIATPMAIVVQVNQQAVGLVVERVNDVESHDLEQLQKAVTGLFPRSFLPFVLGVLPSDNLVLDVTAIIQSHLWQIHRQV; encoded by the coding sequence ATGCAAATTAATTCGTCATTAACAGCAATCGATTTAGATCCATTAGGATTAGAAGCATTACTTCCAGAAAGAAATCTTTCTAAATTGCTCCGCTTTTCTCTGACATCACAAAACACTGCCTTGCTACCTTTAGAACAAGTTGCAGAAGTGATAAAAGTCAACTCGGTAGATATTTTACCAATTCCTGAAATGCCAAACTGTATTTTAGGTATTTGTAATTGGCGAGGAGAAATGCTTTGGCTTATAGATCTCAATCATCTGATTAGCTATGCTGCACCAAGAATAGCGACACCTATGGCAATAGTCGTTCAGGTGAATCAACAGGCTGTAGGTTTGGTAGTAGAGCGAGTCAATGATGTTGAGTCACATGACTTGGAGCAACTGCAAAAGGCGGTAACTGGTTTGTTTCCTCGTTCGTTTTTACCTTTTGTTTTGGGTGTTTTACCTAGTGACAATCTCGTTTTAGATGTCACAGCTATTATTCAGAGTCACCTCTGGCAAATACATCGTCAGGTGTAG
- a CDS encoding GAF domain-containing protein, translating into MQDFQQIEQSLSSQSFFEEAPIYSNGDGNQNQIKGDLDLHKALDLVTGIKIDLQQEGHSIKPEAREKILQLEKWVQELQTQFDTDLAIATEQNSKHERQKLSELLNQMYQTANADTLLRTTATEIRKLLQVDRALIYRFQSDKQGIVLAESMTSSYTPSLGEYLPALIFGIEDRVDCKQRSVIALNNIYENALSAYQLQLLKQFQIKTSLSLPLQVEGQVWGLLVVQQCSHARKWKEAEVNLLHHIVAELKLKLQTIELKTQRYEEAKQEKVLAQILQKIPPSSDASTTLGNITQQLRQFFKADRVVVYRFFPDWSGEFIAESVGAGWVSLMQEQENNSNFQSANIVDSDFCSVKLLGNPTTRSTDSYLKDTQGGSFVRGKGIKRIDDISTAAFSDCYRETLEKYQARAYIIAPIFEGEQLWGLLSVYQNSTPRIWQDSEITLLSLVSGRLSTILKQAEAAAQLQQQLEQFIAERERALTRVIERIRQPLDVNVIFKMTTQEVRTLLKAERAVIYRFDDDWSGEFVAESVTSGWTPLLQEQLDNPLLRANVSECSAKILGGGNARVTDTYLQQTQAGQFTTAANFRVVSDIYQAGFSPCYIDVLEQYQARAYIITPIVKGNKLWGLLAVYQNSNPRQWEESEVKILTQISNQLGVAIQQAEYLKQLKEQSAQITKTAEIERSAAKVIDKIRQSSDIDTIFKTASQEVRKLLNLERVTIYKFRPDYFGDFVVESESGGWPKLVGSGWEDPYLNEHQGGRFCNNEPFVVHDVYNSGLTDCHVEALEHFGVKSCLVVSIFQGQKLWGLLSAFQHSGPRYWEDIEVKILTQIGLQLGIALQQAEYIEELRVQSQRLAKSVEQGSAYSKLVYRLGLALIQENFSLDNLLQMAVQELRRQLKTSRVAIYCFNPEWGGEFIVEDVHSDWAKVVGTELARTEDTYLQETKGGRYRRKETFSVNDIYTAGHQECHVQLLEQWGTKAYMIAPIFKGDRLWGLLGAYQNDKPRQWEHIDVNLLAQVGVQIGLALQQADYLEKLRSSAQQLSDAGAREKAAKEQLQMEVIQLLSAVQPALSGDLTVRATVTEGEVGTIADVYNNTLQSLRKIIMQVQTSSRKVAQTSQASVASIVGLANQAQQQFQSLNNALEQMQTMANSTKAVAINAQQVEAAAQQTNQIVQLGDAAMNRTVDGILDIRETVAETSKRLKRFSESSQKVSKVVNLIGHFTTQTQLLALNAAIEATKAGQYGRGFAVVADEVRTLARQSADAATEIEQLVEDIQKGTAEVSMAMEHAIQQVASGTMQVHEARQNLNAIVAATNQISQLVEGITQATQVQTQQFESVTQTMTKVAAIANTTQENSIEISTSFKELLSMAQNLQTSADRFKVD; encoded by the coding sequence ATGCAGGATTTTCAACAAATCGAACAAAGTTTAAGTTCACAATCTTTTTTTGAAGAAGCACCAATTTATAGTAATGGTGATGGGAATCAGAACCAGATAAAAGGAGATTTGGATTTACACAAAGCTTTGGATTTGGTAACTGGTATAAAGATAGATTTACAGCAAGAAGGGCATTCTATTAAACCAGAAGCTCGTGAAAAAATTCTGCAATTAGAAAAATGGGTTCAGGAATTACAAACCCAGTTTGATACTGATTTAGCGATCGCCACCGAGCAAAACAGCAAGCATGAACGACAAAAGTTGTCTGAGCTTCTGAATCAGATGTATCAGACAGCAAATGCCGATACATTGTTAAGAACTACAGCAACTGAGATTCGCAAACTTTTACAAGTCGATCGTGCATTAATTTATCGATTTCAATCGGACAAGCAGGGCATAGTACTTGCTGAATCAATGACATCCAGTTACACGCCATCTCTAGGAGAGTATTTACCAGCACTTATCTTTGGGATAGAAGATCGGGTAGATTGCAAACAACGTTCGGTCATCGCTCTTAACAACATCTATGAAAATGCTTTGAGTGCTTATCAGCTCCAACTTCTCAAACAATTCCAAATCAAGACTAGTTTGAGCCTTCCACTTCAAGTGGAAGGGCAAGTTTGGGGACTACTTGTGGTTCAGCAATGTTCTCATGCGCGAAAGTGGAAAGAAGCAGAAGTAAACTTGCTGCATCACATCGTTGCTGAACTCAAGTTGAAGTTGCAAACAATAGAGCTTAAAACCCAGAGATATGAAGAAGCCAAGCAGGAAAAAGTTTTGGCTCAAATCCTGCAAAAAATTCCGCCATCTTCTGATGCAAGCACGACACTTGGTAACATTACCCAGCAACTGCGGCAATTTTTTAAAGCTGACAGAGTTGTTGTTTACCGGTTTTTCCCCGATTGGAGTGGTGAATTTATTGCTGAATCAGTTGGGGCGGGCTGGGTATCCTTAATGCAAGAGCAAGAGAACAATAGCAATTTTCAATCAGCGAATATAGTAGATTCCGATTTTTGTAGTGTGAAGTTGTTGGGCAATCCTACGACCCGATCCACTGATTCTTATCTCAAAGATACACAAGGTGGAAGCTTTGTTAGAGGCAAGGGAATCAAGCGGATTGATGACATCTCTACAGCAGCCTTCTCCGATTGCTACCGCGAAACTTTAGAAAAATACCAAGCTAGAGCTTATATCATTGCCCCTATTTTTGAAGGCGAACAACTTTGGGGTTTGCTGAGTGTTTATCAAAACTCCACTCCCCGGATCTGGCAAGATTCTGAAATCACGTTACTGTCACTCGTGAGCGGTCGTCTCAGTACTATCCTCAAGCAAGCTGAAGCAGCCGCACAACTCCAGCAACAATTAGAGCAATTTATAGCGGAAAGAGAGCGAGCGCTAACGCGTGTTATTGAGAGAATACGCCAACCTTTAGACGTAAATGTCATTTTCAAAATGACAACTCAAGAAGTCCGAACTCTATTAAAAGCAGAACGAGCAGTTATCTACCGCTTTGACGATGACTGGAGTGGAGAGTTCGTCGCTGAATCAGTGACGAGTGGTTGGACTCCTCTGTTGCAAGAACAGTTAGACAATCCACTCCTGCGAGCAAATGTCAGCGAGTGCAGTGCGAAAATCCTTGGAGGTGGTAATGCTAGAGTTACGGACACCTACTTGCAACAAACTCAAGCAGGACAATTTACAACAGCAGCAAACTTTAGAGTTGTCAGCGATATTTATCAAGCTGGATTTTCACCGTGTTACATTGATGTTTTAGAACAGTATCAAGCTAGAGCTTATATTATTACTCCAATCGTCAAAGGCAATAAGCTCTGGGGTTTATTGGCAGTTTATCAGAACTCAAATCCCCGACAATGGGAAGAATCGGAAGTTAAAATTCTCACCCAAATTAGCAATCAACTGGGAGTAGCCATACAGCAAGCCGAATACCTAAAACAACTTAAAGAACAGTCTGCCCAAATAACCAAAACTGCAGAAATAGAAAGATCTGCTGCCAAAGTTATTGACAAAATTCGCCAATCATCAGATATAGATACGATTTTCAAGACAGCATCTCAAGAAGTCCGCAAACTTCTCAATCTAGAGCGAGTTACCATTTATAAATTTCGACCGGATTATTTTGGTGACTTTGTTGTTGAATCTGAATCTGGGGGATGGCCCAAATTAGTAGGGAGTGGTTGGGAAGACCCTTATTTAAACGAACATCAAGGCGGAAGGTTCTGCAACAACGAACCTTTTGTTGTACATGATGTTTACAATAGTGGGCTGACAGATTGCCATGTTGAAGCGTTAGAGCACTTTGGGGTTAAATCTTGCTTGGTTGTTTCCATATTTCAAGGGCAGAAGCTTTGGGGATTGCTCTCAGCTTTTCAACACAGCGGACCTAGGTACTGGGAAGACATAGAAGTCAAAATATTGACGCAAATTGGATTGCAGTTAGGAATCGCGTTGCAACAGGCGGAGTATATTGAGGAACTGCGCGTACAATCACAACGATTAGCCAAATCCGTAGAACAAGGAAGCGCTTACAGCAAACTCGTTTACAGGCTGGGACTGGCTCTCATTCAAGAGAATTTTTCACTAGACAACCTTTTGCAGATGGCTGTTCAGGAACTGCGGAGACAGTTAAAGACTAGCAGAGTTGCTATCTACTGCTTTAATCCTGAGTGGGGCGGTGAATTCATAGTTGAGGATGTACATAGTGATTGGGCAAAAGTTGTCGGAACTGAGTTAGCCCGGACAGAAGATACATACCTTCAAGAAACAAAAGGCGGTCGATATCGGCGCAAAGAAACCTTCAGTGTCAACGACATTTATACTGCAGGGCATCAAGAATGCCACGTCCAACTTTTGGAACAGTGGGGAACAAAGGCTTACATGATTGCACCCATTTTTAAAGGCGACCGACTTTGGGGGCTCTTAGGCGCTTATCAGAATGACAAACCTCGCCAATGGGAACACATCGATGTTAACTTGCTAGCTCAGGTAGGAGTACAAATTGGTCTTGCTTTACAACAAGCAGATTACTTGGAGAAACTGCGCTCTTCAGCACAACAACTTTCAGACGCAGGCGCACGCGAAAAAGCAGCAAAAGAACAATTGCAGATGGAAGTCATTCAGTTATTATCTGCAGTACAACCAGCACTGAGCGGAGATTTAACCGTTCGAGCAACGGTGACAGAAGGTGAAGTCGGTACAATTGCCGATGTTTACAACAACACCTTACAAAGCCTGCGAAAAATTATCATGCAAGTGCAGACCTCTTCGAGAAAAGTTGCTCAAACATCTCAAGCAAGCGTTGCTTCTATCGTTGGTTTAGCTAACCAAGCACAGCAACAATTTCAGTCTCTTAACAATGCTTTAGAGCAAATGCAGACAATGGCAAACTCTACCAAAGCCGTAGCAATAAACGCGCAACAGGTAGAAGCCGCCGCCCAACAAACCAATCAGATTGTGCAGCTAGGGGATGCGGCTATGAACCGTACTGTCGATGGCATTCTTGACATTCGGGAAACAGTTGCAGAAACTAGCAAACGCCTCAAACGCTTCTCTGAATCTTCCCAAAAAGTTTCCAAAGTTGTTAATTTGATCGGTCACTTTACTACGCAAACCCAACTGCTTGCTTTGAACGCAGCCATTGAAGCCACCAAAGCAGGGCAATACGGACGTGGTTTTGCTGTTGTTGCAGATGAAGTCCGAACTCTAGCACGTCAATCTGCTGATGCAGCAACTGAGATCGAGCAACTCGTAGAAGACATTCAAAAAGGTACGGCAGAAGTTTCTATGGCGATGGAACATGCCATTCAACAAGTTGCTTCCGGAACCATGCAAGTTCATGAAGCCCGTCAAAATCTCAATGCAATTGTTGCAGCAACTAACCAAATTAGCCAGCTTGTGGAGGGTATTACTCAAGCAACACAAGTACAAACACAACAGTTTGAATCAGTGACGCAAACCATGACAAAAGTAGCTGCTATTGCTAATACAACCCAAGAGAATTCTATAGAGATTTCTACCTCTTTTAAAGAACTTCTCAGCATGGCACAAAATCTTCAGACAAGTGCCGATCGGTTTAAGGTTGATTAA